A stretch of bacterium DNA encodes these proteins:
- a CDS encoding sigma-54 dependent transcriptional regulator, with translation MSAFDPSEITIMVVDDELSVRQSLEAWFQDDGYSMLTAENAAEALKRMQEQHIDIILLDIKMPGMDGLALQDRIREFNQDVIIIIITAFATVDTAVRALKAGAFDYTTKPVDPDELSILVRNAVDRIRLQRENTALRESIDHLQFVDDIVGDSPQMQKVFELVKTVAPTDSTVLVLGESGTGKELIARAIHMNSTRKYFPIIPVNCGAIPETLMESELFGHEKGAFTGAQYRRKGKLEMARGGTLFLDEIGTLGLKSQVDLLRVLEDREFHRVGGERMVKADFRLICATNLNLEDEVKAGNFREDLFYRINVFTISLPPLRERQTDIPQLARHFLEKHCRTMNRTVNDIAPEAMDILKAYDWPGNVRELVNAIERAVVINKSGTITPDDLPMQMASRPASSSEDVTLADVERRHIERMLANFDWNISRTAEQLHIDRVTLYNKIEKYGLKRP, from the coding sequence ATGAGCGCATTCGATCCATCTGAAATCACCATCATGGTCGTCGACGATGAACTGAGTGTTCGCCAGTCACTCGAAGCATGGTTCCAGGATGACGGCTACAGCATGCTCACCGCGGAAAATGCCGCGGAGGCACTCAAACGCATGCAGGAGCAGCACATCGATATCATTCTGCTCGATATCAAAATGCCGGGGATGGACGGACTGGCATTGCAGGACAGGATTCGGGAGTTCAACCAGGATGTGATCATCATCATCATCACAGCGTTTGCGACAGTGGATACCGCGGTGCGCGCGCTCAAAGCCGGGGCCTTCGATTACACGACCAAACCCGTCGATCCGGACGAACTTTCCATTCTCGTGCGCAACGCTGTCGATCGCATCCGCCTGCAGCGGGAAAACACCGCGCTGCGTGAAAGCATCGATCATCTGCAGTTCGTTGACGATATCGTCGGTGACAGTCCGCAGATGCAGAAAGTTTTCGAACTTGTAAAGACCGTCGCCCCGACCGATTCGACCGTGCTCGTCCTCGGCGAAAGCGGCACAGGCAAGGAGCTGATCGCCCGCGCCATTCACATGAACAGCACACGCAAGTACTTCCCCATTATCCCCGTCAATTGCGGCGCCATCCCTGAAACGCTCATGGAGAGCGAGCTGTTCGGGCATGAAAAAGGTGCGTTCACCGGTGCGCAGTATCGTCGCAAGGGGAAGCTCGAGATGGCCCGTGGAGGCACGCTCTTTCTTGATGAGATCGGGACCCTCGGACTCAAATCGCAGGTCGACCTCCTCCGTGTGCTTGAGGATCGCGAGTTTCACCGCGTCGGCGGTGAACGCATGGTGAAGGCCGATTTCCGCCTGATCTGCGCGACCAACCTGAACCTCGAAGATGAGGTGAAAGCCGGGAATTTCCGGGAGGATTTATTCTACCGCATCAATGTGTTCACCATTTCCCTTCCCCCTCTGCGAGAACGGCAGACGGACATCCCGCAGCTTGCCCGGCATTTTCTTGAGAAGCACTGCAGGACGATGAACCGGACCGTGAACGACATCGCCCCGGAAGCGATGGACATTCTCAAAGCATACGACTGGCCCGGGAACGTGCGTGAACTCGTCAATGCCATCGAACGCGCCGTGGTGATCAACAAGTCGGGTACCATCACCCCCGACGATCTTCCGATGCAGATGGCATCACGTCCCGCCTCGTCTTCAGAGGACGTTACCCTCGCTGACGTGGAGCGGAGACATATCGAACGTATGCTGGCTAACTTCGACTGGAATATTTCGCGCACGGCCGAGCAGCTGCATATCGACCGCGTCACACTGTACAACAAAATCGAAAAATACGGTCTGAAGCGTCCCTGA
- a CDS encoding HAMP domain-containing protein: MRFYHSLSFKIIATVFAAMFIVLLSVSYLHIEAQYNFLERTIYLCAERASTFSKSALLHAMQENDRDNIWQTVKNMREAPGLDVIRIYDKTGTIRYSTNRSETGTQVDKRADACTMCHGESSTFTQTSSDQFMRIYDSPRGHRVLGLITPIENRPGCSTAPCHAHNPKQTVLGVLDVQMSLEETDAHVASQQRIAFLLSLAAFLILAGVSVLLIYFFVHKPVKSLIAGTSAVAAGDLSHQIHLERKDELGQLVTSFNKMSGELQRAKSALVEWSNTLEDKVEEKTQQLNRVQSQIMHMEKMASLGKLSSIIAHELNNPLAGILTYARLIEKRLGKGEVDAEHCERMGNEVKLIADEARRCGDIVKNLLFFARGGEGKYSQADLGEVVDKSIKLVQHKINLYEIHLEVQLPHDALLVNCDQNQIQQVVLAIIINAIESMPEGGRLRIALLRQESQAVIRIADTGVGISQEDQQRIFEPFFTTKEEGHGTGLGLSIAYGIVQSHEGRITLKSAPGKGAEFTIIIPISGPDTHSQEDA; the protein is encoded by the coding sequence ATGCGCTTCTATCATTCTCTCAGCTTCAAAATCATTGCAACGGTATTCGCGGCGATGTTCATCGTACTGCTGTCGGTGAGCTACCTCCATATCGAGGCGCAGTACAACTTCCTCGAGCGCACCATTTATCTCTGCGCCGAACGCGCAAGTACCTTTTCCAAGTCGGCCCTTCTGCATGCCATGCAGGAAAACGACAGGGATAACATATGGCAAACAGTGAAAAACATGCGGGAAGCCCCCGGGCTCGACGTAATCCGCATTTATGACAAGACCGGGACCATACGCTATTCCACCAATCGCAGCGAGACCGGCACGCAGGTCGACAAGCGTGCCGATGCCTGCACCATGTGTCACGGGGAATCGTCGACGTTCACGCAGACCAGCAGCGATCAGTTCATGCGTATCTATGACTCCCCGCGTGGACACCGAGTGCTCGGACTCATCACTCCCATTGAAAACCGACCCGGTTGCTCCACGGCTCCCTGTCACGCACACAATCCGAAACAGACAGTGCTCGGCGTGCTCGACGTACAGATGTCCCTCGAGGAAACCGACGCGCATGTTGCCTCACAGCAGCGCATCGCCTTCCTCCTCTCCCTCGCGGCGTTCCTCATCCTCGCCGGGGTCAGTGTGCTGCTCATCTATTTCTTCGTGCACAAACCGGTGAAATCGCTGATCGCCGGTACATCCGCCGTGGCTGCGGGGGACCTCTCGCATCAGATTCACCTTGAACGGAAAGACGAACTCGGGCAGCTCGTGACCTCGTTCAATAAAATGAGCGGGGAACTGCAGAGGGCAAAATCCGCGCTGGTCGAATGGTCGAATACGCTTGAAGACAAGGTTGAGGAAAAGACACAGCAGCTCAATCGCGTGCAGTCACAGATCATGCACATGGAAAAGATGGCGTCTCTCGGCAAGCTGAGCTCCATCATCGCGCATGAACTGAATAACCCGCTGGCAGGCATCCTCACCTATGCAAGGCTGATCGAGAAACGACTCGGCAAGGGTGAAGTTGATGCCGAGCACTGCGAACGCATGGGCAACGAGGTCAAGCTGATCGCTGACGAAGCCCGGCGTTGCGGCGACATCGTGAAGAATCTGCTCTTCTTCGCCCGTGGCGGAGAAGGGAAATATAGCCAGGCAGACCTGGGCGAAGTAGTGGACAAGTCGATCAAGCTCGTCCAGCACAAGATCAATCTCTACGAGATTCATCTCGAAGTACAGCTCCCGCATGACGCCCTTCTCGTCAACTGCGATCAGAATCAGATTCAGCAGGTCGTGCTCGCCATCATTATCAACGCCATAGAATCCATGCCCGAGGGCGGCAGGCTGCGCATCGCCCTGCTGCGGCAGGAGTCGCAGGCGGTGATACGGATCGCCGATACCGGCGTGGGCATCTCGCAGGAAGATCAGCAGCGCATTTTCGAGCCATTCTTCACAACCAAGGAAGAAGGACACGGAACGGGACTCGGGCTCTCGATTGCCTACGGGATCGTGCAGAGTCACGAGGGACGCATCACGCTGAAAAGCGCTCCCGGCAAGGGAGCGGAATTTACCATCATTATCCCGATCTCCGGTCCGGATACGCACAGTCAGGAGGACGCATGA
- the hybB gene encoding Ni/Fe-hydrogenase cytochrome b subunit produces the protein MKLAMPRITFWKVTAAVFLLGGLTATIIRFGWGLGAATNLSDITPWGLWIGFDVVTGVGLAAGGFTLAGIVYIFHLKRFKPIVRPAILTAFLGYSLVIVGLLFDLGRPWAIWHALIYQNPHSVLFEVAMCVMIYTTVLALEFSPVVLERFKLHRALKVMKAITIPLIIAGILLSMLHQSSLGSLYLIVPQKMHAFWYSPMLPVFFFISAVGVGLGMTIVESYLSARAFGKTLETPLLRDLARIMLGVLLVYWTMRGIDLFRRDALHFLAEPSFETSMLYLEVTLMLIVPLLLFNIRGWGQSRAGLFFTAFSVVLGFMTNRLNVTMTSLEAYYRDNFGASYFPSIGELAVTISIVTAGFVLFAYAVKYLPIFPEHEEETVLRINDEPERTAAHPVEGNPAAELHRH, from the coding sequence ATGAAACTCGCAATGCCGCGCATTACCTTCTGGAAAGTCACGGCAGCCGTGTTCCTCCTCGGGGGACTCACGGCGACCATTATCCGCTTCGGCTGGGGACTCGGAGCGGCGACAAACCTCTCCGACATCACCCCGTGGGGTCTGTGGATCGGCTTCGACGTCGTCACCGGAGTCGGACTCGCCGCAGGTGGATTCACACTTGCCGGAATCGTCTACATCTTTCATCTCAAACGTTTCAAACCCATCGTGCGTCCCGCCATCCTGACGGCCTTTCTCGGCTACAGTCTGGTCATCGTGGGACTGCTTTTCGATCTTGGTCGTCCCTGGGCCATCTGGCACGCCCTGATCTATCAGAATCCGCATTCGGTGCTGTTTGAAGTCGCCATGTGCGTGATGATTTACACGACGGTGCTCGCACTGGAATTCTCACCCGTGGTGCTCGAACGCTTCAAACTGCATCGCGCGCTGAAAGTCATGAAAGCGATCACCATCCCGCTCATCATCGCGGGTATCCTGCTCTCGATGCTGCATCAGTCCAGCCTCGGCTCTCTCTACCTGATCGTCCCGCAGAAAATGCATGCGTTCTGGTACTCCCCCATGCTGCCGGTGTTTTTCTTCATCAGCGCCGTGGGTGTCGGACTCGGCATGACCATCGTCGAATCCTATCTCAGTGCCCGTGCATTCGGCAAGACGCTGGAAACGCCGCTGCTGCGTGATCTCGCGCGCATCATGCTCGGCGTACTGCTGGTGTACTGGACCATGCGCGGCATCGACCTTTTCCGCCGCGACGCACTGCATTTCCTGGCCGAACCTTCGTTCGAAACCAGCATGCTGTATCTCGAAGTCACGCTCATGCTCATCGTCCCGCTGCTGCTTTTCAATATCCGTGGCTGGGGACAGTCGCGTGCAGGACTCTTCTTCACGGCCTTTTCGGTCGTCCTCGGCTTCATGACCAATCGCCTCAATGTGACGATGACGTCGCTGGAAGCCTACTATCGCGACAACTTCGGCGCCTCCTACTTCCCTTCCATCGGCGAACTCGCGGTCACGATTTCGATTGTCACCGCTGGATTCGTCCTCTTCGCCTATGCGGTGAAGTACCTGCCGATTTTTCCGGAACATGAAGAAGAGACGGTACTTCGTATCAACGACGAGCCGGAACGGACCGCTGCACATCCTGTTGAGGGAAACCCCGCGGCCGAACTGCATCGCCACTGA
- a CDS encoding 4Fe-4S dicluster domain-containing protein, with protein sequence MSHAILVDLTACVGCGACRDACQQIHKFPENEEACLGAKCFTTLKTVENEDVGEVYIRQMCRHCQDPACASVCLVGALEKTKDGAVTWDANKCIGCRYCMLACPFDIPKYEWDSLSPKVRKCTMCYQERHITADMAVDKEGYVVNKRGERVTVDGREITAEERDTIVEMTTNYDDKRASACSVACPAEATIFGDRDELLAEARRRIVDNPDDYVPRVYGQKEVGGTSVFYISGVSFESLGFSTKVGDEALPQKTWNVLEKIPDIVVTAGVALGAVYWITNRRDDVKRYEDEVKKNRSKKSS encoded by the coding sequence ATGTCGCACGCTATACTCGTGGATTTGACGGCATGTGTCGGTTGCGGTGCCTGCCGCGACGCCTGCCAGCAAATTCATAAATTTCCCGAAAACGAAGAAGCCTGCCTCGGCGCGAAGTGTTTTACCACGTTGAAAACCGTCGAGAACGAAGATGTCGGCGAAGTGTACATCCGCCAGATGTGCCGGCACTGCCAGGATCCCGCCTGCGCGTCGGTGTGCCTCGTCGGCGCGCTGGAGAAAACAAAAGACGGTGCGGTAACCTGGGATGCCAACAAGTGCATCGGCTGCCGTTACTGCATGCTCGCCTGTCCGTTTGACATCCCGAAGTATGAATGGGACAGCCTCTCCCCCAAGGTCCGCAAATGCACGATGTGCTACCAGGAACGCCACATCACGGCCGATATGGCGGTGGACAAGGAAGGTTATGTCGTCAACAAGCGTGGCGAACGCGTCACGGTCGATGGACGCGAGATTACGGCCGAAGAGCGCGATACCATCGTGGAAATGACCACGAACTATGATGACAAACGTGCTTCCGCATGTTCGGTGGCATGTCCCGCCGAAGCCACGATCTTCGGTGACCGCGACGAGCTGCTGGCCGAAGCACGCCGCCGCATCGTCGACAATCCCGACGACTACGTTCCCCGCGTCTACGGACAGAAGGAAGTCGGCGGAACCTCGGTGTTTTATATCTCAGGTGTTTCTTTTGAAAGCCTCGGCTTCAGCACCAAGGTCGGGGACGAAGCGCTCCCCCAGAAGACCTGGAACGTGCTGGAGAAAATTCCTGATATTGTCGTGACAGCCGGCGTGGCGCTCGGTGCCGTGTACTGGATCACCAACCGCCGCGACGACGTCAAACGCTATGAGGACGAAGTAAAGAAAAACCGTTCCAAGAAATCATCCTGA
- a CDS encoding glycine cleavage system protein H: MVALFVILFVAVLLAIDLIIQARSRRYPIMGAVPEGGSNVHGKETVRIPKSVFFHPGHTWARLQDGDQLEVGVDDFVQKALGGIDSMQLPMVGEFVRQGDPVITLHHGSRRVSLVAPASGYVRAINRDAVENPSVVAENPYREGWLMMVEPAELAANLSLLRVAESAVSWIKSEIKRFREFLGSSIAQPATVGESMLDGGVPVSGALEHLDEEHLQTFEEQFLR, encoded by the coding sequence ATGGTTGCCTTATTCGTCATCTTGTTCGTGGCCGTTCTACTGGCTATCGATCTCATCATTCAGGCTCGCAGCCGCCGTTATCCCATCATGGGCGCTGTTCCTGAAGGAGGCAGCAACGTGCATGGTAAAGAAACCGTGCGCATTCCTAAAAGTGTATTCTTCCACCCCGGCCACACCTGGGCGCGTCTGCAGGACGGTGATCAGCTCGAGGTCGGCGTCGACGATTTCGTACAGAAAGCGCTCGGCGGCATAGACAGCATGCAGCTGCCGATGGTCGGGGAATTCGTGCGTCAGGGCGATCCTGTAATCACGCTGCATCACGGAAGCCGCAGGGTTTCGCTCGTGGCTCCCGCCAGCGGATACGTGCGCGCCATCAACCGCGATGCGGTAGAAAATCCGAGCGTTGTGGCCGAGAATCCCTATCGCGAGGGTTGGCTCATGATGGTGGAACCGGCGGAACTCGCCGCAAACCTGAGCCTGCTGCGCGTGGCCGAAAGCGCCGTGAGCTGGATTAAAAGTGAAATCAAGCGTTTCCGTGAATTCCTCGGCAGCAGCATTGCACAGCCGGCCACGGTCGGAGAGTCGATGCTCGACGGCGGTGTGCCTGTTTCCGGAGCCCTGGAACATCTCGATGAAGAGCATCTGCAGACCTTTGAAGAGCAGTTTCTGCGCTGA